In Nicotiana tabacum cultivar K326 chromosome 17, ASM71507v2, whole genome shotgun sequence, one DNA window encodes the following:
- the LOC107794812 gene encoding uncharacterized protein OsI_027940, whose amino-acid sequence MSRHPQVKWAQRPDVVYLTVQLPDAKSSKVNLDPEGIFTFSATAGPESHAYELKLELFDKINVEESKINIGVRNIFCVLEKSEKKWWNKLLRGDEKAPHYVKVDWDKWVDEDDDNDTAAPGDFDMNSMDFSKFGDMGGMGLGDDAMGDDLDDSDDEEEEVTEPSETAEGEPKEQNSKVGGEAAEGKAEATPSS is encoded by the exons CCGCCATCCACAAGTGAAGTGGGCCCAGAGACCAGATGTGGTGTATCTCACTGTGCAATTACCTGATGCTAAAAGTTCAAAGGTAAATCTGGACCCTGAAGGAATTTTTACCTTCTCTGCTACAGCTGGGCCGGAAAGCCATGCATACGAGTTGAAACTTGAGCTTTTTGATAAAATTAACGTTGAG GAGAGCAAAATAAATATTGGCGTGAGAAATATCTTCTGCGTTTTGGAAAAATCAGAGAAGAAATGGTGGAATAAATTGTTGCGTGGAGATGAGAAAGCACCACATTACGTGAAAGTAGATTGGGATAAGTGGGTGGACGAAGATGATGACAATGACACTG CTGCTCCTGGTGATTTCGACATGAATTCGATGGATTTCTCG AAATTCGGGGACATGGGTGGCATGGGACTTGGAGATGATGCAATGGGGGATGACCTCGATGACAGTGACGATGAAG AGGAAGAAGTCACAGAGCCTTCAGAGACGGCGGAGGGAGAACCTAAAGAACAAAACAGTAAGGTAGGAGGTGAAGCTGCAGAGGGAAAAGCAGAAGCAACGCCTAGCTCATGA